The Ictalurus furcatus strain D&B chromosome 5, Billie_1.0, whole genome shotgun sequence genome includes a region encoding these proteins:
- the naa35 gene encoding N-alpha-acetyltransferase 35, NatC auxiliary subunit — protein MVMKSSCEEDEGAWGLGIPEKMRNNADWVDITQDFKASCKELKLGELLHDKLFGLFEAMSAIEMMDPKMDAGMIGNQVNRKVLNFEQAVKDEAIRVKDLTLPELIGIVDTCFCCLITWLEGHSLAQTVFTCLYVHNPELIQDPALKAFALGILKVCDIAREKVNKAAVFEEEDFQAMTYGFKMANNVTDLRVTGMLKDVEDELQRKVKSTRSRQGEQRDPEVELDHQQCLALFSRIKFTRLLLTALISFTKKETSAVSEAQKLMTQAADLLPAIHSTIQYGIQSQNDTTKGDHPIMMGFEPLVNQRLLPPTFPRYAKIIKREEMVNYFTKLIERIKTVCDVINTSNLHSILDFFCEFSEQSPCVLSRSLLQTTFLIDNKKVFGTHLMQDMIKDALRYFVSPPVLSSKCCLYNNHQAKDYIDSFVTHCSRPFCSLIQIHGHNRARQRDKLGHILEEFATLQDEAEKVDAALHGLLMKLEPQRQHLACLGTWVLYHNLRIMIHYLLSGFELELYSMHEYYYIYWYLSEFLYAWLMSTLSRADSSQMAEERILEEQQQKGRSSKKSKKKKKARPLGKEITMSQAYQNMCAGMYKTMIALDMDGKVRKPQFELDSEQVRYEHRFAPFNSVVTPPPVHYIQFKEMSDLKKYSPPPRSADLYMAASKHFQQAKLILENVTSPDIEVNRILKVAKPNIVVMKLLAGGHKKDTKALPEFDFSAHKYFPIVKII, from the exons AACTTAAACTCGGCGAATTGCTCCATGACAAATT GTTTGGTCTTTTCGAGGCGATGTCTGCCATTGAGATGATGGACCCGAAGATGGATGCTGGCATGATCGGGAACCAAGTGAACCGGAAAGTTCTTAACTTCGAGCAGGCTGTGAAG GATGAGGCGATTAGAGTGAAGGATCTGACTTTGCCTGAACTCATCGGCATCGTTGACACATGCTTCTGCTGCTTG ATAACTTGGCTGGAAGGTCACTCTCTAGCACAGACGGTCTTCACGTGTTTGTATGTCCACAACCCCGAGCTCATCCAGGATCCTGCCCTCAAAGCCTTCGCTCTCGGCATCCTCAAAGTGTGTGATATCGCCCGTGAGAAGGTCAACAAGGCTGCTGTGTTTGAGGAG GAGGATTTCCAGGCCATGACGTACGGCTTCAAAATGGCCAACAACGTAACAGATCTGAGAGTGACAG GAATGCTGAAGGATGTTGAGGATGAGCTGCAGAGGAAAGTGAAG AGCACACGGAGTCGACAGGGCGAGCAACGGGACCCTGAGGTGGAGCTTGAT CATCAGCAGTGCCTGGCCTTGTTCAGCAGGATCAAATTCACTCGCCTCCTACTGACAGCTCTCATCTCCTTCACCAAGAAAGAG ACGAGTGCAGTGAGTGAAGCGCAGAAGCTGATGACGCAGGCAGCAGACCTCCTACCTGCGATACATTCCACCATTCAGTACGGCATTCAGTCACAGAATGACACCACAAAAGGAG ATCACCCGATCATGATGGGCTTTGAACCATTGGTAAACCAACGCCTGCTTCCACCCACTTTTCCCCGCTACGCCAAGATCATCAAGCGTGAAGAGATGGTCAACTATTTCACCAAACTCATCGAGCGCATCAAGACCGTGTGTGACGTCATCAACACCAGCAACCTGCACAGCATCCTG gACTTCTTCTGTGAGTTTAGCGAGCAGTCCCCTTGTGTACTCTCCAGATCTTTATTACAG ACTACGTTTCTGATTGACAATAAGAAAGTGTTCGGGACTCACCTGATGCAAGACATGATCAAAGACGCTCTCCGCTATTTTGTCAGCCCCCCCGTCCTGTCCTCAAA GTGCTGTTTGTACAATAACCACCAGGCCAAAGACTACATCGACTCCTTCGTCACACACTGCTCTCGG CCGTTCTGCAGTCTGATACAGATTCACGGCCACAACAGAGCACGCCAGAGAGACAAGCTGGGACACATCTTGGAGGAGTTCGCCACCCTGCAGGACgag GCTGAGAAGGTGGATGCAGCTCTGCACGGGCTCCTGATGAAGCTTGAGCCTCAGAGGCAGCACCTGGCGTGTCTGGGCACCTGGGTTCTGTACCACAACCTGCGCATCATGATCCACTACCTGCTCAGCGGCTTTGAGCTCGAGCTCTATAGCATGCACGAATACTACTACATCTACTG GTACCTGTCGGAGTTCCTGTACGCGTGGCTGATGTCCACCCTGAGCCGAGCCGACAGCTCTCAGATGGCCGAGGAGCGCATCCTGGAGGAGCAGCAGCAGAAAGGACGCAGCAGCAAGaagagcaagaagaagaagaaag CTCGTCCTCTGGGGAAGGAGATCACCATGAGCCAAGCGTACCAGAACATGTGCGCAGGCATGTATAAG ACCATGATCGCCCTAGACATGGACGGAAAGGTACGGAAACCTCAGTTCGAGCTGGACAGCGAGCAGGTGCGCTACGAGCATCGTTTCGCACCCTTCAACAGCGTGGTCACACCTCCTCCAGTGCACTACATCCAGTTCAAG GAAATGTCCGATCTGAAGAAGTACAGTCCTCCTCCACGCTCGGCCGACTTGTACATGGCAGCCAGCAAACACTTCCAACAGGCCAAACTCATCCTGGAGAACGTCACCAGTCCTGACATTGAG GTGAATCGTATCCTCAAAGTGGCCAAACCCAACATCGTTGTGATGAAGCTACTGGCCGGAGGACACAAGAAGGACACTAAG GCCCTTCCTGAATTCGACTTCTCCGCACACAAGTACTTCCCTATCGTCAAAATTATCTGA
- the golm1 gene encoding Golgi membrane protein 1 isoform X1: MIGALVNVRRGARSPPLLTVTLVACILLFGFNYWVSSSRNVELQTKLLELEEAVRRAAAERAREQVGRTAAEEQVRRQTEQLALLEGAHQRRQQSALSLWKQEKESLLLNISSTAKTVQDMKNQMKSLREDLSKVQKELQSCQNNMNTLNKKLTYDMTQCNTQILAQKEECNEKVAAAKLEVQKKYEKQNAAAAAVQPGVDATQKAVVSKPVSEVLAGNDSAENAGKPLKREPAPGTKPKTDDHLETNEIPQDQAVLTANDSDKLELPSIPLLPKQNSTLNSLTNAMEGVMDIKGGDSKDADALLDAAAVANVKEEEDAIEYDNEGEIEKRLSKLKDDKAAAQEFDEELADYNGDDENEPEFEADKQAELAKV, encoded by the exons ATGATTGGAGCGCTGGTGAACGTCCGGAGAGGAGCACGCTCTCCGCCTTTGCTCACGGTCACCCTCGTCGCTTGCATCCTCCTGTTCGGGTTCAACTACTGGGTGTCCAGCTCGAGAAATGTGGAGCTGCAG acTAAGCTGCTGGAGCTGGAGGAAGCTGTGAGGCGGGCGGCGGCCGAGAGGGCACGGGAGCAGGTGGGCCGGACCGCGGCGGAGGAACAAGTACGCAGGCAAACAGAACAGCTGGCCCTCTTGGAGGGAGCTCACCAGAGACGGCAGCAGAGCGCCCTGAGCTTGTGGAAACAAGAGAAG GAGAGTCTACTGCTCAACATCTCTTCCACTGCTAAAACTGTTCAGGATATGAAAA ACCAGATGAAGAGTCTGCGCGAGGACCTCAGTAAGGTGCAGAAGGAGCTGCAGTCATGCCAGAACAACATGAACACACTGAATAAGAAACTCACCTACGACAT GACTCAGTGTAACACGCAGATATTAGCCCAGAAGGAGGAGTGTAATGAAAAGGTCGCAGCAGCCAAACTGGAGGTCCAGAAGAAGTATGAGAAGCAAAATGCAGCAGCAGCTGCTGTTCAG CCTGGCGTTGACGCCACTCAGAAAGCAGTCGTCTCTAAACCCGTGTCAGAAGTGCTCGCTGGAAACGACTCGGCGGAAAACGCCGGAAAACCCCTGAAGAGAGAACCAGCTCCAGGAACCAAGCCCAAAACTGATGATCACCTTGAAACCAATGAGATTCCACAAGATCAAG CTGTTCTAACCGCGAATGATTCAGACAAGCTGGAGTTGCCATCCATCCCCTTACTGCCCAAGCAGAACAGCACCCTGAACAGCCTAACCAATGCCATGGAAGGAGTGATGGACATTAAAGGAGGAGACTCGAAGGATGCAG ATGCTCTTTTAGACGCCGCTGCGGTCGCTAAcgtgaaagaagaagaagacgccATAGAATACGACAACGAAGGCGAGATTGAGAAACGGCTGTCTAAGCTAAAAG ACGATAAAGCAGCTGCGCAGGAGTTTGATGAGGAGCTGGCCGACTACAACGGCGACGATGAGAACGAACCCGAATTCGAAGCTGACAAACAAGCAGAGCTCGCCAAGGtctaa
- the golm1 gene encoding Golgi membrane protein 1 isoform X3 — protein MIGALVNVRRGARSPPLLTVTLVACILLFGFNYWVSSSRNVELQTKLLELEEAVRRAAAERAREQVGRTAAEEQVRRQTEQLALLEGAHQRRQQSALSLWKQEKESLLLNISSTAKTVQDMKNQMKSLREDLSKVQKELQSCQNNMNTLNKKLTYDMTQCNTQILAQKEECNEKVAAAKLEVQKKYEKQNAAAAAVQPGVDATQKAVVSKPVSEVLAGNDSAENAGKPLKREPAPGTKPKTDDHLETNEIPQDQAVLTANDSDKLELPSIPLLPKQNSTLNSLTNAMEGVMDIKGGDSKDADDKAAAQEFDEELADYNGDDENEPEFEADKQAELAKV, from the exons ATGATTGGAGCGCTGGTGAACGTCCGGAGAGGAGCACGCTCTCCGCCTTTGCTCACGGTCACCCTCGTCGCTTGCATCCTCCTGTTCGGGTTCAACTACTGGGTGTCCAGCTCGAGAAATGTGGAGCTGCAG acTAAGCTGCTGGAGCTGGAGGAAGCTGTGAGGCGGGCGGCGGCCGAGAGGGCACGGGAGCAGGTGGGCCGGACCGCGGCGGAGGAACAAGTACGCAGGCAAACAGAACAGCTGGCCCTCTTGGAGGGAGCTCACCAGAGACGGCAGCAGAGCGCCCTGAGCTTGTGGAAACAAGAGAAG GAGAGTCTACTGCTCAACATCTCTTCCACTGCTAAAACTGTTCAGGATATGAAAA ACCAGATGAAGAGTCTGCGCGAGGACCTCAGTAAGGTGCAGAAGGAGCTGCAGTCATGCCAGAACAACATGAACACACTGAATAAGAAACTCACCTACGACAT GACTCAGTGTAACACGCAGATATTAGCCCAGAAGGAGGAGTGTAATGAAAAGGTCGCAGCAGCCAAACTGGAGGTCCAGAAGAAGTATGAGAAGCAAAATGCAGCAGCAGCTGCTGTTCAG CCTGGCGTTGACGCCACTCAGAAAGCAGTCGTCTCTAAACCCGTGTCAGAAGTGCTCGCTGGAAACGACTCGGCGGAAAACGCCGGAAAACCCCTGAAGAGAGAACCAGCTCCAGGAACCAAGCCCAAAACTGATGATCACCTTGAAACCAATGAGATTCCACAAGATCAAG CTGTTCTAACCGCGAATGATTCAGACAAGCTGGAGTTGCCATCCATCCCCTTACTGCCCAAGCAGAACAGCACCCTGAACAGCCTAACCAATGCCATGGAAGGAGTGATGGACATTAAAGGAGGAGACTCGAAGGATGCAG ACGATAAAGCAGCTGCGCAGGAGTTTGATGAGGAGCTGGCCGACTACAACGGCGACGATGAGAACGAACCCGAATTCGAAGCTGACAAACAAGCAGAGCTCGCCAAGGtctaa
- the golm1 gene encoding Golgi membrane protein 1 isoform X2, whose amino-acid sequence MIGALVNVRRGARSPPLLTVTLVACILLFGFNYWVSSSRNVELQTKLLELEEAVRRAAAERAREQVGRTAAEEQESLLLNISSTAKTVQDMKNQMKSLREDLSKVQKELQSCQNNMNTLNKKLTYDMTQCNTQILAQKEECNEKVAAAKLEVQKKYEKQNAAAAAVQPGVDATQKAVVSKPVSEVLAGNDSAENAGKPLKREPAPGTKPKTDDHLETNEIPQDQAVLTANDSDKLELPSIPLLPKQNSTLNSLTNAMEGVMDIKGGDSKDADALLDAAAVANVKEEEDAIEYDNEGEIEKRLSKLKDDKAAAQEFDEELADYNGDDENEPEFEADKQAELAKV is encoded by the exons ATGATTGGAGCGCTGGTGAACGTCCGGAGAGGAGCACGCTCTCCGCCTTTGCTCACGGTCACCCTCGTCGCTTGCATCCTCCTGTTCGGGTTCAACTACTGGGTGTCCAGCTCGAGAAATGTGGAGCTGCAG acTAAGCTGCTGGAGCTGGAGGAAGCTGTGAGGCGGGCGGCGGCCGAGAGGGCACGGGAGCAGGTGGGCCGGACCGCGGCGGAGGAACAA GAGAGTCTACTGCTCAACATCTCTTCCACTGCTAAAACTGTTCAGGATATGAAAA ACCAGATGAAGAGTCTGCGCGAGGACCTCAGTAAGGTGCAGAAGGAGCTGCAGTCATGCCAGAACAACATGAACACACTGAATAAGAAACTCACCTACGACAT GACTCAGTGTAACACGCAGATATTAGCCCAGAAGGAGGAGTGTAATGAAAAGGTCGCAGCAGCCAAACTGGAGGTCCAGAAGAAGTATGAGAAGCAAAATGCAGCAGCAGCTGCTGTTCAG CCTGGCGTTGACGCCACTCAGAAAGCAGTCGTCTCTAAACCCGTGTCAGAAGTGCTCGCTGGAAACGACTCGGCGGAAAACGCCGGAAAACCCCTGAAGAGAGAACCAGCTCCAGGAACCAAGCCCAAAACTGATGATCACCTTGAAACCAATGAGATTCCACAAGATCAAG CTGTTCTAACCGCGAATGATTCAGACAAGCTGGAGTTGCCATCCATCCCCTTACTGCCCAAGCAGAACAGCACCCTGAACAGCCTAACCAATGCCATGGAAGGAGTGATGGACATTAAAGGAGGAGACTCGAAGGATGCAG ATGCTCTTTTAGACGCCGCTGCGGTCGCTAAcgtgaaagaagaagaagacgccATAGAATACGACAACGAAGGCGAGATTGAGAAACGGCTGTCTAAGCTAAAAG ACGATAAAGCAGCTGCGCAGGAGTTTGATGAGGAGCTGGCCGACTACAACGGCGACGATGAGAACGAACCCGAATTCGAAGCTGACAAACAAGCAGAGCTCGCCAAGGtctaa
- the ddx51 gene encoding ATP-dependent RNA helicase DDX51 isoform X2, producing the protein MFIAAVIYLGEEEESKSNDESRSKVLLNKLQERAKAREQLSRATKKESDVQDSKTSERSRVGKTKRNLEWQEKEKKQPKKKRKESVREQDDGDVDVDDTPVEQADLGTSEQSGRKKKKKDKKGSATQEEKQHTESTGAVDEPESQTAADAQPESQTTADAQPERSNTSSSFLVLGGFENKTVPKVQRVLPKWLAEPDMIQRDVKSNLIPLGDMPGICPLLRKKLETNGIQNFFPVQAEVIPAVLESVNSGLLIGQGGYRPRDICVSAPTGSGKTLAFVIPVVQALMTRVVCEVRALVVLPTKELAQQVYKVFYHYAEGTGLKVVLAAGKKPFAVEQATLLEVRGGVSRSLADIVVATPGRLVDHINKTQGFGLQHLRFLIIDEADRMIDSMQQAWLSQVTKAVYKSGCGSGVSLFRRVEPGPITVASLSPPQMPLQKLLFSATLTQNPEKLQQLGLHQPRLFSSTHSSTSEEKFNFPQGLTEYYVCCTLSKKPLLILHFLLRLKFYPVLCFTNSREAAHRLFLLVKLYGGVEVAEFSSRLGPSERQKTLKNFEKGKIQLLISTDAAARGIDIKGVKCVINYDAPQYIRTYIHRVGRTARAGKAGVAFTFVLGVQVERFVKMVQDGGSPGLQKQTIKPESLRGMESRYEDVLVELGRVIKEETAQKRF; encoded by the exons atgtttatagctgctgtaat ATATCTGGGCGAGGAGGAGGAAAGTAAATCAAATGACGAGTCAAGGTCCAAAGTCTTGCTAAACAAGCTTCAGGAACGTGCCAAGGCCAGAGAACAACTTAGTCGTGCAACTAAGAAGGAGTCAGATGTCCAGGATTCAAAGACGAGTGAACGGAGCCGTGTAGGAAAGACTAAAAGAAATCTCGagtggcaagaaaaagagaaaaagcaacctaagaagaagagaaaggaaagcGTTCGAGAGCAGGACGAtggtgatgttgatgttgatgacaCGCCTGTGGAACAAGCAGATTTGGGTACGAGTGAGCAGTCgggaaggaaaaagaagaaaaaagacaaaaagggaAGCGCAACTCAAGAGGAGAAGCAACACACAG AGTCCACTGGAGCAGTAGATGAGCCTGAAAGCCAAACGGCTGCAGATGCCCAGCCTGAAAGCCAAACGACTGCAGATGCCCAGCCTGAGCGGTCGAACACAAGCTCCAGCTTTCTCGTCCTGGGTGGATTTGAGAATAAGACTGTTCCAAAG GTCCAAAGGGTGCTGCCGAAGTGGCTGGCTGAACCAGACATGATTCAGAGAGACGTTAAGAGCAATTTAATCCCTCTTGGTGACATGCCAGGAATTTGTCCCTTGCTACGGAAAAAACTGGAGACCAACGGGATCCAGAACTTCTTCCCAG TTCAAGCTGAGGTCATCCCCGCTGTCTTGGAGAGTGTGAATTCAGGTCTTCTGATTGGACAAGGAGGTTACAGGCCCAGAGACATCTGTGTGTCTGCGCCTACAGGAAGTGGAAAGACGCTGGCATTTGTTATACCTGTCGTACAG GCGCTGATGACACGAGTGGTGTGTGAAGTCCGTGCCCTGGTTGTGTTGCCCACCAAAGAGCTCGCGCAGCAG GTGTATAAAGTTTTCTACCATTATGCTGAAGGAACTGGGCTAAAAGTTGTATTGGCTGCTGGGAAGAAACCTTTTGCTGTAGAGCAGGCAACTCTTTTAGAAGTCAG AGGGGGTGTCAGTCGGAGTTTGGCAGATATCGTCGTGGCAACACCAGGTCGTCTGGTAGATCACATCAACAAAACCCAAGGGTTCGGTCTTCAGCATCTTCGTTTTCTG ATTATAGACGAGGCAGACCGAATGATTGACAGTATGCAGCAGGCTTGGCTCAGTCAAGTGACCAAGGCGGTCTATAAAAGTGGGTGTGGCTCAGGGGTGTCACTCTTTAGGAGGGTGGAGCCAGGGCCAATTACAGTGGCGAG tctGTCTCCACCCCAGATGCCGCTGCAGAAGCTGCTCTTCTCGGCCACTCTGACGCAAAACCCGGAGAAACTGCAGCAGCTGGGCCTCCACCAGCCTCGTCTCTTCAGCTCCACACACAGCTCAACAAGCGAAGAGAAATTCAACTTCCCTCAGGGCCTGACT GAGTACTACGTCTGCTGCACGCTGAGCAAGAAGCCGCTTCTCATTCTGCACTTTCTGCTGCGCCTGAAGTTCTATCCTGTTCTGTGCTTCACAAACTCGAGAGAAGCAGCACACAG gctcttcTTACTGGTGAAGCTTTATGGTGGTGTGGAAGTGGCAGAATTCTCCTCCAGACTCGGTCCTAGCGAGCGACAGAAGACTCTGAAGAATTTTGAAAAAGGGAAAATTCAGCT GTTGATCAGCACTGATGCTGCAGCCAGAGGAATCGATATTAAAGGAGTTAAATGCGTCATCAATTACGATGCTCCTCAGTACATCAGGACGTACATCCACAG GGTGGGAAGAACAGCGAGAGCTGGGAAAGCTGGCGTGGCCTTCACTTTTGTCTTAGGAGTGCAG gTGGAGAGATTTGTGAAGATGGTCCAGGACGGCGGCAGTCCGGGTCTACAGAAGCAGACTATTAAACCGGAAAGTCTCAGAGGCATGGAGAGCCGCTATGAAGACGTTTTAGTCGAGCTGGGCAGAGTTATAAAG GAGGAAACTGCGCAGAAGCGTTTCTGA
- the ddx51 gene encoding ATP-dependent RNA helicase DDX51 isoform X1 codes for MALFMINRYLGEEEESKSNDESRSKVLLNKLQERAKAREQLSRATKKESDVQDSKTSERSRVGKTKRNLEWQEKEKKQPKKKRKESVREQDDGDVDVDDTPVEQADLGTSEQSGRKKKKKDKKGSATQEEKQHTESTGAVDEPESQTAADAQPESQTTADAQPERSNTSSSFLVLGGFENKTVPKVQRVLPKWLAEPDMIQRDVKSNLIPLGDMPGICPLLRKKLETNGIQNFFPVQAEVIPAVLESVNSGLLIGQGGYRPRDICVSAPTGSGKTLAFVIPVVQALMTRVVCEVRALVVLPTKELAQQVYKVFYHYAEGTGLKVVLAAGKKPFAVEQATLLEVRGGVSRSLADIVVATPGRLVDHINKTQGFGLQHLRFLIIDEADRMIDSMQQAWLSQVTKAVYKSGCGSGVSLFRRVEPGPITVASLSPPQMPLQKLLFSATLTQNPEKLQQLGLHQPRLFSSTHSSTSEEKFNFPQGLTEYYVCCTLSKKPLLILHFLLRLKFYPVLCFTNSREAAHRLFLLVKLYGGVEVAEFSSRLGPSERQKTLKNFEKGKIQLLISTDAAARGIDIKGVKCVINYDAPQYIRTYIHRVGRTARAGKAGVAFTFVLGVQVERFVKMVQDGGSPGLQKQTIKPESLRGMESRYEDVLVELGRVIKEETAQKRF; via the exons ATGGCTCTCTTCATGATTAACCG ATATCTGGGCGAGGAGGAGGAAAGTAAATCAAATGACGAGTCAAGGTCCAAAGTCTTGCTAAACAAGCTTCAGGAACGTGCCAAGGCCAGAGAACAACTTAGTCGTGCAACTAAGAAGGAGTCAGATGTCCAGGATTCAAAGACGAGTGAACGGAGCCGTGTAGGAAAGACTAAAAGAAATCTCGagtggcaagaaaaagagaaaaagcaacctaagaagaagagaaaggaaagcGTTCGAGAGCAGGACGAtggtgatgttgatgttgatgacaCGCCTGTGGAACAAGCAGATTTGGGTACGAGTGAGCAGTCgggaaggaaaaagaagaaaaaagacaaaaagggaAGCGCAACTCAAGAGGAGAAGCAACACACAG AGTCCACTGGAGCAGTAGATGAGCCTGAAAGCCAAACGGCTGCAGATGCCCAGCCTGAAAGCCAAACGACTGCAGATGCCCAGCCTGAGCGGTCGAACACAAGCTCCAGCTTTCTCGTCCTGGGTGGATTTGAGAATAAGACTGTTCCAAAG GTCCAAAGGGTGCTGCCGAAGTGGCTGGCTGAACCAGACATGATTCAGAGAGACGTTAAGAGCAATTTAATCCCTCTTGGTGACATGCCAGGAATTTGTCCCTTGCTACGGAAAAAACTGGAGACCAACGGGATCCAGAACTTCTTCCCAG TTCAAGCTGAGGTCATCCCCGCTGTCTTGGAGAGTGTGAATTCAGGTCTTCTGATTGGACAAGGAGGTTACAGGCCCAGAGACATCTGTGTGTCTGCGCCTACAGGAAGTGGAAAGACGCTGGCATTTGTTATACCTGTCGTACAG GCGCTGATGACACGAGTGGTGTGTGAAGTCCGTGCCCTGGTTGTGTTGCCCACCAAAGAGCTCGCGCAGCAG GTGTATAAAGTTTTCTACCATTATGCTGAAGGAACTGGGCTAAAAGTTGTATTGGCTGCTGGGAAGAAACCTTTTGCTGTAGAGCAGGCAACTCTTTTAGAAGTCAG AGGGGGTGTCAGTCGGAGTTTGGCAGATATCGTCGTGGCAACACCAGGTCGTCTGGTAGATCACATCAACAAAACCCAAGGGTTCGGTCTTCAGCATCTTCGTTTTCTG ATTATAGACGAGGCAGACCGAATGATTGACAGTATGCAGCAGGCTTGGCTCAGTCAAGTGACCAAGGCGGTCTATAAAAGTGGGTGTGGCTCAGGGGTGTCACTCTTTAGGAGGGTGGAGCCAGGGCCAATTACAGTGGCGAG tctGTCTCCACCCCAGATGCCGCTGCAGAAGCTGCTCTTCTCGGCCACTCTGACGCAAAACCCGGAGAAACTGCAGCAGCTGGGCCTCCACCAGCCTCGTCTCTTCAGCTCCACACACAGCTCAACAAGCGAAGAGAAATTCAACTTCCCTCAGGGCCTGACT GAGTACTACGTCTGCTGCACGCTGAGCAAGAAGCCGCTTCTCATTCTGCACTTTCTGCTGCGCCTGAAGTTCTATCCTGTTCTGTGCTTCACAAACTCGAGAGAAGCAGCACACAG gctcttcTTACTGGTGAAGCTTTATGGTGGTGTGGAAGTGGCAGAATTCTCCTCCAGACTCGGTCCTAGCGAGCGACAGAAGACTCTGAAGAATTTTGAAAAAGGGAAAATTCAGCT GTTGATCAGCACTGATGCTGCAGCCAGAGGAATCGATATTAAAGGAGTTAAATGCGTCATCAATTACGATGCTCCTCAGTACATCAGGACGTACATCCACAG GGTGGGAAGAACAGCGAGAGCTGGGAAAGCTGGCGTGGCCTTCACTTTTGTCTTAGGAGTGCAG gTGGAGAGATTTGTGAAGATGGTCCAGGACGGCGGCAGTCCGGGTCTACAGAAGCAGACTATTAAACCGGAAAGTCTCAGAGGCATGGAGAGCCGCTATGAAGACGTTTTAGTCGAGCTGGGCAGAGTTATAAAG GAGGAAACTGCGCAGAAGCGTTTCTGA